One region of Parerythrobacter jejuensis genomic DNA includes:
- a CDS encoding YbgC/FadM family acyl-CoA thioesterase, with the protein MSVSPTTSGPNPPGGIFDGPVHLYAVRVYYEDTDLSGITYHANYLRWFERARSDILRLLDIDQREAIEAGEGAYAVVDLAMKYLRPAKLDDDVVIKTLCTDLRSASVKMHQRAFRGDELLTEALFRVGFVSPEGRPKRQPDAWREAFKPVLSEEIPQ; encoded by the coding sequence ATGAGCGTTTCTCCGACCACTTCTGGCCCCAATCCACCGGGCGGCATATTCGATGGCCCTGTCCATCTCTATGCTGTGCGGGTCTATTACGAAGATACCGATCTTTCCGGCATCACTTACCACGCCAATTATTTACGCTGGTTCGAACGCGCCCGGTCCGACATTTTGCGTTTGCTCGATATTGACCAGCGCGAAGCGATTGAAGCCGGCGAGGGTGCCTATGCGGTGGTCGATCTGGCAATGAAATATTTGCGGCCGGCCAAGCTGGATGATGATGTGGTGATCAAGACGTTGTGCACCGATCTGCGGTCGGCGTCGGTCAAGATGCACCAGCGCGCCTTTCGCGGCGACGAATTGCTGACTGAAGCACTCTTCCGGGTCGGCTTTGTCTCGCCCGAAGGTCGCCCAAAACGCCAACCCGACGCGTGGCGCGAAGCTTTCAAACCCGTACTATCCGAGGAAATCCCGCAATGA
- a CDS encoding histidine triad nucleotide-binding protein, translating into MPIDATQSYDDENIFAKILRGEIPSSKVYEDDWAYAFDDINPQAEIHTLVIPKGAYVSWDDFSARASDAEIGGFVRAVGHVARAKGLVEPGYRLLANIGAHGGQEVPHLHVHIFGGQPLGRMICN; encoded by the coding sequence ATGCCGATCGATGCGACCCAGTCCTATGATGATGAGAACATCTTTGCGAAGATTTTGCGCGGGGAGATTCCATCGAGCAAGGTCTACGAAGACGATTGGGCTTACGCATTCGACGATATCAATCCGCAGGCGGAAATCCACACGCTGGTTATTCCCAAGGGGGCCTATGTCAGCTGGGATGATTTTTCCGCCCGCGCGTCAGACGCAGAGATCGGCGGTTTCGTGCGGGCCGTCGGCCATGTCGCGCGCGCCAAGGGGCTGGTCGAACCCGGCTATCGTCTGCTCGCCAATATCGGTGCGCATGGCGGGCAGGAAGTCCCGCATTTGCATGTCCATATCTTTGGCGGGCAGCCGCTCGGTAGGATGATCTGCAACTAG
- a CDS encoding phosphoribosyl-ATP diphosphatase yields MDTLTRLEHTIAERRSADPGSSYVAQLTSRGVPVMARKVGEEAVETAVAALSGTREDLVGEAADVIFHLMVLLAAKGIPLREVMEELDRREGLSGLEEKASRSE; encoded by the coding sequence ATGGATACGCTCACTCGTCTCGAACACACTATCGCCGAACGCCGCAGTGCAGATCCCGGCAGCAGTTATGTCGCGCAGCTCACATCGCGTGGTGTGCCCGTGATGGCGCGCAAAGTTGGCGAGGAAGCCGTTGAAACCGCAGTGGCTGCCCTGTCCGGCACGCGAGAGGATCTGGTCGGAGAGGCCGCCGATGTGATTTTCCACCTGATGGTCTTGCTCGCCGCAAAAGGAATACCGCTGCGCGAAGTGATGGAAGAACTGGATCGGCGTGAAGGGCTGTCGGGCCTCGAGGAAAAAGCGAGCAGGAGCGAATAA
- a CDS encoding PEP-CTERM sorting domain-containing protein, translating into MDRILALTLLVLAAPASAQSGIAIPEPSNWALFGLGVLGVLIGRFGIRSRRRDDD; encoded by the coding sequence ATGGATCGCATCCTTGCCCTTACCTTGCTTGTCCTGGCTGCACCGGCATCCGCCCAGAGCGGCATCGCGATTCCTGAGCCGTCCAATTGGGCCTTGTTCGGCTTGGGTGTGCTGGGCGTGCTGATCGGGCGCTTCGGCATTCGCTCGCGACGCCGCGACGACGACTGA
- the hisF gene encoding imidazole glycerol phosphate synthase subunit HisF, whose protein sequence is MTVRVRVIPCLDVADGRVVKGVNFVDLVDAGDPVEQAKAYDAAGADELCFLDISASHEGRGTLLDVVRRTAEVCFMPLTVGGGVRSVEDARALLLAGADKVAINSAAVARPELVREIAEKFGSQCVVASVDARRVGEGKWEIFTHGGRKPTGIDAIEYAELVSDLGAGELLVTSMDGDGTKAGYDLMLTRTIADSVAVPVVASGGVGTLEHLVEGVTQGHASAVLAASIFHFGTYTIGEAHAALRAAGLPARQ, encoded by the coding sequence ATGACAGTCCGCGTCCGCGTTATTCCCTGTCTCGACGTAGCCGATGGGCGCGTGGTCAAGGGCGTCAATTTTGTAGACCTGGTCGATGCGGGCGATCCGGTCGAGCAGGCCAAAGCCTATGACGCGGCAGGTGCGGACGAACTGTGCTTCCTCGATATCTCTGCCAGCCATGAAGGGCGCGGGACATTGCTTGATGTGGTCCGGCGCACGGCTGAAGTGTGCTTCATGCCCCTTACCGTCGGTGGCGGGGTCCGCTCGGTCGAAGATGCGCGGGCGCTGCTGCTGGCAGGCGCGGACAAGGTTGCCATCAACAGCGCTGCAGTCGCGCGGCCCGAACTGGTGCGCGAAATCGCCGAGAAATTCGGCAGCCAATGCGTGGTGGCCTCGGTCGATGCCCGGCGCGTGGGTGAGGGCAAGTGGGAAATCTTCACGCATGGCGGGCGCAAACCGACCGGGATTGATGCGATCGAATATGCAGAGCTCGTTTCCGATCTGGGGGCAGGTGAATTGCTGGTAACCTCCATGGATGGCGACGGGACCAAAGCGGGGTACGATTTGATGCTGACGCGCACCATTGCCGACAGTGTGGCCGTACCGGTTGTCGCCAGCGGCGGCGTCGGCACGCTTGAGCATCTGGTCGAAGGCGTGACCCAAGGGCATGCGAGCGCGGTACTGGCCGCATCAATTTTCCACTTCGGAACATATACGATCGGTGAGGCGCATGCTGCATTGAGAGCCGCAGGCCTGCCCGCGCGGCAATAA
- the hisA gene encoding 1-(5-phosphoribosyl)-5-[(5-phosphoribosylamino)methylideneamino]imidazole-4-carboxamide isomerase, with amino-acid sequence MIVFPAIDLKNGEVVRLAEGDMDRATVYGDDPAAQAMVFSEAGAEHVHVVDLDGSFAGSAQNREAVQAIVEAFPGYVQLGGGIRTPEDVEGWFDAGVARIVIGTAALKNPQFVKDMARAYEGGIVVAVDAREGMVATDGWAETSDVSIVDMAHRFEDAGVASLLFTDIGRDGMLKGCNIEATVDLAQQTDLPVIASGGVKGLDDIHMLALQAEQGIEGVITGRAIYDGRLDLATALAMAKR; translated from the coding sequence ATGATTGTTTTTCCGGCTATCGATCTGAAGAATGGCGAAGTTGTCCGCCTTGCCGAAGGCGATATGGATCGCGCGACTGTCTACGGTGACGATCCCGCCGCGCAGGCGATGGTCTTTTCGGAAGCCGGTGCGGAGCACGTCCACGTCGTCGATCTCGATGGCTCGTTCGCCGGCAGCGCGCAAAATCGCGAAGCGGTGCAGGCTATTGTAGAAGCGTTTCCCGGATATGTGCAACTTGGCGGGGGGATCCGTACGCCGGAAGATGTCGAGGGTTGGTTTGACGCCGGCGTCGCGCGGATCGTGATCGGCACGGCGGCCCTCAAGAACCCGCAATTCGTCAAGGACATGGCGCGCGCTTACGAGGGCGGTATCGTGGTGGCGGTTGATGCGCGTGAGGGGATGGTCGCGACCGACGGTTGGGCTGAAACTTCCGATGTCTCCATTGTCGACATGGCCCACCGATTTGAAGATGCAGGCGTAGCCAGCCTGTTGTTCACCGATATCGGGCGCGACGGAATGCTGAAGGGCTGCAATATCGAGGCGACGGTTGACCTCGCCCAGCAGACCGATCTGCCGGTGATAGCCAGTGGCGGAGTCAAAGGGCTGGATGACATCCATATGCTGGCGCTGCAGGCAGAGCAGGGCATTGAAGGGGTGATTACAGGTCGCGCGATCTATGATGGGCGTCTCGATCTGGCCACGGCACTCGCGATGGCCAAGCGCTGA
- the hisH gene encoding imidazole glycerol phosphate synthase subunit HisH, with product MAEVIALIDYGAGNLHSVHNALKAAGAHGVKVTHNPDLVRRADRVVLPGVGSYKACADGLRAIPGMVDALEERVLLGGVPFLGICVGMQLLATRGLEHCETPGLDWVPGEVRLIAPIDPSVKVPHMGWNDVALTPHARGHSLIEEGEAYFLHSYHFHADDGRSILAMTDHGGGLVAAVSRDNITGVQFHPEKSQAYGLGLLSRFLDWRP from the coding sequence TTGGCAGAGGTCATCGCTCTCATCGATTACGGCGCGGGCAATCTTCACTCTGTGCACAACGCGCTCAAGGCGGCGGGTGCGCATGGCGTGAAGGTGACGCACAATCCCGATCTTGTCCGCCGGGCCGACCGGGTCGTTCTGCCCGGTGTCGGATCGTACAAAGCCTGTGCCGATGGCCTGCGTGCCATTCCGGGTATGGTCGATGCGCTGGAAGAGCGGGTGCTGCTTGGCGGAGTGCCGTTTCTGGGCATTTGCGTCGGCATGCAACTGCTGGCGACGCGCGGGCTGGAGCATTGCGAGACGCCCGGCCTGGACTGGGTGCCGGGGGAAGTGCGGCTGATCGCGCCGATCGATCCGAGCGTCAAAGTGCCCCATATGGGCTGGAACGATGTCGCGCTGACGCCGCATGCGCGCGGGCATTCCCTGATCGAGGAAGGCGAGGCCTATTTCCTCCATTCCTACCATTTTCATGCCGATGACGGGCGCAGTATCCTGGCCATGACCGATCATGGCGGTGGCCTGGTCGCAGCAGTATCGCGCGACAATATTACCGGCGTGCAATTCCACCCGGAAAAGAGCCAGGCCTATGGTCTTGGCCTGCTTTCCCGTTTCCTCGACTGGAGGCCCTGA
- the hisB gene encoding imidazoleglycerol-phosphate dehydratase HisB has product MRTGQIERNTAETKIAIEVNLDGSGSYDVSTGIGFLDHMVEQFSKHSLIDVTMKIDGDLHVDQHHTTEDSAIALGQALSDALGDKAGIGRYGQAYSPMDETLARVALDISGRPHTVFRAGFSQEKLGEWDTELIEHWFQSVAQAAGITLHIELLYGTNNHHICEAIYKGFARAMRQAVELDPRKGGAIPSTKGQLGG; this is encoded by the coding sequence ATGCGTACCGGCCAGATCGAGCGGAACACCGCGGAAACCAAAATCGCTATCGAGGTCAATCTCGATGGCAGCGGCAGTTATGATGTTTCGACCGGGATCGGCTTCCTTGACCATATGGTGGAACAGTTCTCCAAGCACTCGTTGATCGATGTGACGATGAAGATCGATGGTGACCTGCATGTCGACCAGCACCACACCACCGAAGATAGCGCCATCGCGCTGGGCCAGGCGCTGTCCGATGCGCTGGGCGACAAGGCCGGGATCGGGCGGTATGGCCAGGCTTATTCACCGATGGACGAAACCCTGGCGCGGGTCGCTCTTGATATTTCGGGCCGTCCGCACACCGTGTTCCGTGCCGGATTCAGCCAGGAAAAACTGGGCGAGTGGGATACCGAACTGATCGAGCACTGGTTCCAGTCGGTCGCGCAGGCCGCCGGGATCACGCTGCATATCGAATTGCTCTACGGAACCAACAACCACCACATCTGCGAAGCGATTTACAAGGGTTTCGCCCGCGCCATGCGGCAGGCGGTGGAGCTGGACCCGCGCAAGGGCGGCGCCATCCCCAGCACCAAGGGCCAGTTAGGTGGCTGA
- a CDS encoding SspB family protein, giving the protein MTEDTPDSLIPYDEIVQEALRAVVGRVLGEIQESGSELPGNHHFYITFKTAAPGVNIPPHLSERFPDEMTIVLQNKFWGLEVTEAGFSVGLSFNQVPAELEIPFAAITAFVDPAVDFGLQFQATVADMAPEAHDDPENDEAGAGPAIAEADDGSNVVTVDFGRKK; this is encoded by the coding sequence ATGACCGAGGATACCCCCGACAGCCTCATCCCCTATGATGAGATCGTGCAGGAAGCGCTCCGCGCCGTAGTTGGCCGTGTGCTGGGCGAAATCCAGGAATCCGGCAGTGAATTGCCCGGTAATCACCATTTCTACATCACATTCAAAACCGCTGCACCGGGGGTCAATATCCCGCCGCATCTGAGCGAGCGGTTTCCGGACGAGATGACCATTGTGCTGCAGAACAAATTCTGGGGTCTCGAAGTGACCGAAGCGGGATTTTCGGTCGGCCTGAGCTTCAACCAGGTCCCGGCCGAGCTCGAGATCCCCTTCGCCGCGATCACGGCTTTCGTCGATCCGGCAGTCGATTTCGGTCTGCAATTCCAGGCTACCGTCGCAGACATGGCCCCTGAAGCGCATGATGACCCGGAAAATGACGAGGCAGGCGCTGGTCCTGCCATTGCCGAGGCCGATGACGGTTCGAATGTCGTAACCGTCGATTTCGGGCGCAAGAAATAG